In the Candidatus Glassbacteria bacterium genome, one interval contains:
- a CDS encoding sugar nucleotide-binding protein, translating into MPLVHYSTDYVFGGQGGKAADGGPRPYTEADAPAPLNQYGRSKLAGERAIRAVGPVHLILRTSWVYAARGANFLATVRRLAAERDELCIVDDQTGSPTWARAIAGATARILAASWVRPEGVVNGPGGAGVGPSLAEAGGLYHLSAAGSTSWCGFARAIVEADAAAGRGRNVRVTGIPTSEYPLPAARPAWSVLDNGAIAAAFGITLPDWERQLAQCLGAG; encoded by the coding sequence GGCGGCAAAGCGGCCGACGGTGGTCCGCGCCCGTACACGGAGGCCGACGCACCGGCGCCGCTGAACCAGTACGGCCGCAGCAAGCTCGCCGGGGAACGGGCGATCCGGGCCGTCGGCCCGGTCCACCTGATCCTGCGCACCAGCTGGGTCTACGCCGCTCGCGGCGCCAACTTCCTCGCCACCGTGCGGCGCCTGGCCGCCGAGCGCGACGAACTCTGCATCGTCGATGACCAGACCGGCAGCCCGACCTGGGCCCGCGCCATCGCCGGGGCGACGGCGCGGATACTGGCCGCGAGCTGGGTACGGCCGGAGGGGGTGGTCAACGGGCCAGGCGGCGCGGGGGTGGGCCCGTCCCTGGCCGAGGCCGGCGGCCTCTATCACCTGTCGGCGGCGGGATCGACAAGCTGGTGCGGCTTCGCCCGGGCGATCGTGGAGGCGGACGCCGCCGCCGGCCGCGGCAGGAATGTTCGGGTGACCGGCATTCCCACCAGCGAATACCCGCTGCCCGCGGCGCGGCCGGCCTGGTCGGTGCTCGACAACGGCGCGATCGCGGCGGCATTCGGTATCACGTTACCGGACTGGGAGAGGCAGTTGGCGCAGTGTTTGGGGGCGGGGTGA